TCGGGCACGACGTGGGGTGCGGTCTGCTCGCCGAAGAGGGCGCCGGGCATGGGGTTGAGGGCGCCGATCTGGTCGATGGCGTGCTTGAGTTCCTCCATGGTGCAGCCGAGGGCACGGACGATGCCGGGGTAGCGGTTCTTGAGGATGTCCTGGAAGTGCTCGGAGATGAGTTGCCGCAGGAGCGGGTAGTCGGGGGCGTGTTCGTCGAGCTGGAGGAGCAGGCACTCTTCGAGCGTCCGGGCGCCGACGCCGGGGGGCTCCAGGCCCTGGACGACGCGCAGGGCCTGGCGGGCCAGTTCGATGTCGACGGGCTCGTCCATCGACTCGACGATCTCCTCGAGGGGGTATTCCAGGTAGCCGCGCCAGTCCAGGTTGGCGATGATGTTCTCGCAGGCGGCGAGCACCTCGGGGGCGAGGTCCAGGTAGGTGATCTGGGACTGCAGGTGGTCGGCCAGGGTGATCTCGGGGGCGGGGGAGTTCTCGATGGCTGCGCGCTTGCCGTCTTCATCGTCGGCCGGGGAGCCGCGCACCCCCAGCTCCGTCGCCTCCCCTTCGGCCTGCCGGATGATCTCCTCGACGGCGTCGTAGTCTTCGTCTTCGAGGGGCTCGGGCTCGGTCTCGGGCTCCTCCTGGAGCGGTTCGACCACTTCGAGGTCCTCGACGGGGCCGTCTTCGGGCGCCTCGCCGTCGGCGGCGTCTTCCGGCCCGGCGACCTCCAGCAGGGGGTTCTCCAGCAGTTCCTGGTCGATGCGTTCGCGCAGTTCGAGCAGCGGGAGCTGGAGGATCTCAATGGACTGGATGATCTGCGGGGCGAGCTTGAGCCGCATCTCCTGGCGGGCCTGCAGGCTGGCTTCGAGTCTCATCGCTCGCTCACTGTGTCTATCGCAACGCTATCGGGGCATCTCGCGCCGCCCCGTCAGGGCATCGGTCAGCACGGCAGAGTCGGCGTATTCCAGGCGGCTGCCGCTGGGCAGGCCGCGGGCCGGGCGGGTGACGCGCACGCCGGTGCCTTCCAGGGCCTGGCGTACGTAGAGCGCGGTGGCCTCGCCCTCCATGTCGGGATCGGTGGCGACGATCACCTCCTTAACCTCGCCGCCGGCGACCCGCGTGCGCAGGCTGCGCACGGTCAGATCCTCGGGCTCAATGCCGTCCAGGGGGGCGAGCCGCCCGCAGAGCACGTGGTAGAGCCCTCTGTAACCACCGGTCTGCTCGATGGATACGACGTCGCGCGCGTCTTCCACGACGCAGAGCACGGAGCGGTCGCGGCGCGGAT
This DNA window, taken from Candidatus Brocadiaceae bacterium, encodes the following:
- the recR gene encoding recombination protein RecR — protein: MDLLGRMPGIGERTAERLAYHVLRSSDQEALALADAIREVKHRVRQCSTCHQFAETDPCPVCSDPRRDRSVLCVVEDARDVVSIEQTGGYRGLYHVLCGRLAPLDGIEPEDLTVRSLRTRVAGGEVKEVIVATDPDMEGEATALYVRQALEGTGVRVTRPARGLPSGSRLEYADSAVLTDALTGRREMPR
- the rpoN gene encoding RNA polymerase factor sigma-54; amino-acid sequence: MRLEASLQARQEMRLKLAPQIIQSIEILQLPLLELRERIDQELLENPLLEVAGPEDAADGEAPEDGPVEDLEVVEPLQEEPETEPEPLEDEDYDAVEEIIRQAEGEATELGVRGSPADDEDGKRAAIENSPAPEITLADHLQSQITYLDLAPEVLAACENIIANLDWRGYLEYPLEEIVESMDEPVDIELARQALRVVQGLEPPGVGARTLEECLLLQLDEHAPDYPLLRQLISEHFQDILKNRYPGIVRALGCTMEELKHAIDQIGALNPMPGALFGEQTAPHVVPDLRVELVDGEYRVMLEDADLPPLRIAAYYARRLQREDLDARTQAYLKDKLQGARWLIDAIQQRRSTIYNIASAIVEEQKAFFDKGPMALKPLRMQEIADRVGVHVSTVSRALAGKHVQTPRGVFSLKHFFTGGVEKNDGEVESWEVVRQKLLQIIENEDKTNPLSDDQVAAQLAAQGIEIARRTVSKYRKVLGIPSSRRRKEY